The Euphorbia lathyris chromosome 2, ddEupLath1.1, whole genome shotgun sequence genome includes a window with the following:
- the LOC136220670 gene encoding uncharacterized protein, whose product MTTIRNKGKRHIWCPEEVWESWNRMWGTPTFKRRSEIAKKIRVGEDGVAKGTHDGGSSAHAKSVQKLADYEHNIEQQEDEQTTTKLEATIEAIDEIEAFYAACGGVNRDGGVYGLGSAASHYYRDHMSHPRNARAASSSSRNVNGASSSNVNPQPDLHSIQERLDGFNAERAGFIEHLERISEHQQRFDERQQRMDQSLQSLHLSVDVDEVNEL is encoded by the exons ATGACTACAATAAGGAATAAAGGAAAAAGGCATATTTGGTGCCCTGAAGAAGTATGGGAGTCGTGGAATCGTATGTGGGGAACTCCTACCTTTAAAAGAAGAAGTGAGATTGCCAAAAAAATAAGAGTGGGAGAAGATGGGGTGGCTAAAGGAACCCATGATGGAGGTTCAAGTGCTCATGCAAAATCTGTACAAAAATTG GCAGATTATGAGCATAATATTGAACAACAAGAAGATGAACAAACCACCACTAAACTTGAGGCAACCATTGAAGCCATTGATGAAATAGAAGCATTTTATGCTGCTTGTGGAGGAGTTAATAGGGATGGAGGGGTTTATGGACTAGGTTCAGCAGCTTCTCATTATTATCGGGATCACATGTCGCATCCTAGAAATGCGAGAGCTGCTTCATCTTCAAGTCGCAACGTCAATGGTGCATCTAGCTCAAATGTTAATCCACAACCCGATCTTCACTCTATACAAGAGCGACTTGATGGTTTCAATGCCGAGAGGGCTGGTTTTATAGAGCATCTAGAGCGGATAAGTGAACACCAACAAAGGTTTGATGAACGACAACAACGGATGGATCAATCACTTCAAAGTTTACATTTGAGTGTTGATGTGGACGAGGTTAACGAGCTTTGA